A window of the Schlesneria paludicola DSM 18645 genome harbors these coding sequences:
- the atpB gene encoding F0F1 ATP synthase subunit A, which produces MDPFHHVRDTQTWELPGFVLHLLGRTTQPVLPLFLTKYMVLQVLAAVLVYLVFRGLAKRIQGGKPAKGMWWNFWEMLALFVRDEVVRPSIGIPHDDHGHGHDDHGHDSHGRVDHGHVDHSHAGEHPPLLAAHATGGHVPVEVGHPADKYLPYVWSVFFFILFCNLLGAIPLLGSPTADINLTGVLAVVTFAHVVYFGSQRTGFAGFLKSLVPHMDLPGPIAVLLLPMIWLIEAGGLLIKHGVLAIRLFANIMAGHTVLGVFLGFIALADGVLWNLVMPASILGQVAIGMLELFVAFLQAYVFALLTSLFISAAVNPH; this is translated from the coding sequence ATGGATCCATTTCATCACGTACGCGACACGCAGACCTGGGAATTGCCCGGGTTTGTGCTCCATTTGCTGGGGCGTACGACTCAGCCTGTTCTGCCGCTCTTTCTGACCAAATACATGGTCTTGCAAGTGCTGGCCGCCGTTCTGGTTTACCTGGTCTTTCGTGGCTTGGCAAAGCGGATTCAGGGTGGCAAGCCCGCAAAGGGGATGTGGTGGAACTTTTGGGAGATGCTGGCCCTGTTCGTGCGAGACGAGGTAGTTCGCCCGTCGATCGGTATTCCGCACGATGATCATGGGCATGGGCACGACGATCACGGTCACGATAGCCATGGGCGCGTTGATCATGGGCACGTTGATCATTCTCATGCAGGCGAACACCCTCCTCTGTTGGCAGCTCATGCCACGGGCGGTCATGTGCCGGTCGAAGTTGGCCATCCTGCTGACAAGTATCTGCCGTACGTCTGGAGCGTCTTCTTCTTCATTCTGTTCTGCAATTTGCTGGGTGCGATTCCGTTGTTGGGGTCCCCAACAGCCGATATTAATCTGACCGGTGTGCTCGCAGTGGTGACGTTCGCTCATGTGGTCTACTTCGGATCGCAGCGGACCGGTTTTGCGGGCTTCTTGAAGTCGCTTGTTCCGCACATGGATCTTCCCGGCCCGATTGCCGTGCTCCTTCTGCCGATGATTTGGCTGATCGAAGCGGGTGGGTTGCTGATCAAGCACGGTGTGCTCGCGATTCGATTGTTCGCCAACATCATGGCCGGTCATACCGTGCTGGGCGTGTTTCTGGGCTTTATCGCCCTGGCGGACGGCGTGCTCTGGAATCTGGTGATGCCCGCCAGCATCTTGGGACAAGTTGCTATTGGGATGTTGGAGTTGTTTGTGGCCTTCCTGCAGGCCTATGTGTTTGCCTTGTTGACGTCGTTATTCATCAGTGCGGCCGTGAATCCGCACTAA
- a CDS encoding AtpZ/AtpI family protein, with the protein MTNNDDDRDGRSATARGYVLATRVTSIGMQMAIPPAIGWWADSKFNTGPWLLILGAAFGFTVSMLELVRLAKDSEESDK; encoded by the coding sequence GTGACCAACAACGATGACGACCGTGATGGGCGTAGTGCCACTGCTCGCGGCTACGTTCTCGCGACACGCGTCACCTCAATCGGAATGCAAATGGCGATTCCGCCGGCAATCGGTTGGTGGGCTGACAGTAAGTTCAACACGGGGCCGTGGTTGTTGATTTTGGGTGCGGCTTTCGGGTTTACAGTTTCGATGCTGGAGTTGGTGCGTCTCGCCAAGGATAGCGAAGAATCGGACAAATAG
- a CDS encoding beta-propeller domain-containing protein encodes MTTICHAITYLGLLSSTAIALAADDNRSVHTGPPHKVLIGDYSTTTLALVDQKGEIEWQTPIRNIHDAAVLPNGNILFQTDWTEILEMSPERKIVWKYDAKQQNATDGQRVEIHAFQRLPNGHTMLAESGRARIIEVDHEGKIRKEIPLKVEHPNAHTDTRLARKLENGHYLVAHEGDNKIVREYDGDGKVVWEYPTHTKVYSAIRLKNGNTLIGTGDGHRVLEVHPNHQIVWSVEEKELPGISLAWITMVERLPNGNTLIVNCHGGDQNPQLIEVDSNKKITWTFKDFRRFGNSLPVARIVE; translated from the coding sequence TTGACGACAATTTGCCACGCGATCACATACCTCGGACTGCTTTCTTCTACCGCAATCGCACTGGCCGCTGACGACAACCGATCAGTCCACACCGGGCCCCCGCACAAAGTCCTGATCGGCGACTACTCAACGACAACACTGGCCCTCGTCGACCAAAAAGGTGAGATCGAATGGCAGACGCCAATTCGAAACATTCACGACGCGGCGGTCCTGCCCAATGGCAACATCTTGTTCCAAACCGACTGGACCGAAATCCTTGAGATGAGCCCCGAAAGGAAAATCGTCTGGAAATACGACGCCAAACAGCAAAACGCGACTGACGGTCAACGAGTCGAAATCCATGCCTTCCAGCGATTGCCGAACGGCCACACCATGCTGGCCGAAAGCGGACGCGCCCGCATTATTGAAGTCGACCACGAAGGGAAGATCCGGAAAGAAATCCCACTGAAAGTGGAGCACCCCAACGCACACACCGACACGCGTCTGGCACGAAAGCTCGAAAACGGCCACTATCTGGTCGCACACGAAGGCGACAACAAGATCGTCCGCGAGTACGACGGAGACGGCAAAGTCGTCTGGGAATACCCCACGCACACCAAAGTGTACTCCGCGATTCGCCTCAAAAACGGCAACACATTGATCGGAACGGGCGATGGCCATCGCGTGCTTGAGGTCCACCCCAATCACCAGATCGTCTGGTCCGTCGAAGAGAAGGAATTACCGGGAATCAGTCTCGCCTGGATTACAATGGTCGAACGCCTACCCAATGGAAACACACTGATCGTGAATTGCCATGGCGGCGATCAGAATCCCCAACTCATTGAAGTCGACTCCAACAAGAAGATCACCTGGACATTCAAAGACTTTCGACGATTTGGCAACAGCCTTCCCGTCGCCCGGATCGTCGAATAA
- a CDS encoding SDR family oxidoreductase: MPNELKKVIVITGTTRGCGRAMVERFAEAGHTVVGCGRNTKSIQELRRQFPSPHRFDVVDVANDDQVQTWARSVLDANLIPDLLLNNAAVINRSAPLWTISAQEFQQVIDVNIAGTANVIRHFLPSMIDRNRGTIVNFSSGWGRTTAPDVAPYCATKFAIEGLSQALAQELPKGMAAVALNPGIINTEMLQSCFSDAANHYPTPDEWSRAAVPFLLSIGPKDNGRPLSVEL; encoded by the coding sequence ATGCCAAACGAGCTGAAAAAAGTCATTGTCATCACGGGAACAACGCGAGGCTGCGGCCGAGCGATGGTCGAACGCTTCGCCGAAGCGGGCCATACGGTCGTCGGCTGTGGCCGTAACACGAAATCAATTCAAGAGCTGCGAAGACAGTTTCCGTCGCCACATCGGTTTGATGTCGTCGACGTGGCGAACGACGATCAGGTTCAAACCTGGGCGAGATCAGTACTCGACGCCAACCTCATACCGGACCTGCTGCTGAATAACGCCGCGGTCATCAACCGCAGTGCGCCGCTCTGGACAATTTCCGCGCAAGAGTTTCAACAGGTGATCGACGTCAACATCGCCGGCACAGCAAACGTCATCCGCCACTTCCTGCCGTCGATGATCGATCGAAACCGAGGAACGATTGTGAATTTCAGCTCAGGCTGGGGACGCACAACAGCCCCCGACGTCGCTCCATACTGCGCGACAAAATTTGCGATCGAAGGTCTTTCCCAGGCCCTCGCGCAGGAACTCCCCAAAGGAATGGCCGCGGTGGCACTGAATCCAGGAATCATCAATACCGAGATGCTGCAGTCCTGCTTTTCCGATGCCGCGAACCACTATCCGACACCCGACGAATGGAGCCGGGCGGCGGTTCCATTCCTGCTCAGCATTGGCCCAAAAGACAACGGCCGTCCACTCAGCGTCGAACTCTGA